The Tenebrio molitor chromosome 5, icTenMoli1.1, whole genome shotgun sequence genome has a segment encoding these proteins:
- the verm gene encoding chitin deacetylase 1 isoform X2 — MATKTFWLCCLLLLGTAFAQDDEGGEEATADELCENRPADEYFRLSTEGDCREVVRCTKSGLKQITCPSGLAFDIDKQTCDWKGKVNNCDKLEKPRKILPNFKTDEPICPDGKLSCGNGECIDKELFCNGKPDCKDESDENSCTVETDPNRAPDCDQTQCVLPDCFCSADGTRIPGQLEPANVPQMITLTFNGAVNVDNIDLYEEIFSGARANPNGCQIRGTFFVSHKYTNYSAVQDLHRRGHEIAVFSLTHKEDPNYWTQGSYDDWLAEMAGARLIVERFANITDGSIIGVRAPYLRVGGNKQFEMMADQFFVYDASITASLGRVPIWPYTLYFRMPHKCNGNAHNCPSRSHPVWEIVMNELDRRDDPTFDESLPGCHMVDSCSNIQTGDQFARLLRHNFNRHLNSNRAPLGLHFHASWLKSKKEFKEELIKFIEEMLGRNDVYFVTNLQVIQWMQNPTELNGLRDFQEWKEKCDIKGQPYCSLPNSCPLNTRELPGETLRLFTCMECPNNYPWILDPTGDGFSVRK, encoded by the exons ATGGCTACCAAGACATTTTGGCTGTGTTGTTTGTTACTCCTTGGGACAG CTTTTGCCCAGGACGATGAAGGCGGAGAAGAGGCCACAGCGGACGAGCTCTGCGAGAACAGGCCCGCTGATGAGTACTTCAGGCTGTCCACGGAAGGCGACTGCAGAGAAGTAGTCAG GTGTACAAAGTCCGGTCTAAAGCAAATCACTTGTCCCAGCGGATTGGCATTTGACATCGATAAACAAACATGTGACTGGAAAGGAAAAGTCAATAACTGTGATAAACTTGAGA AACCTCGCAAGATCTTACCCAACTTCAAAACCGACGAGCCGATTTGCCCTGACGGTAAACTGTCCTGTGGCAACGGTGAATGTATCGACAAAGAACTATTCTGCAACGGTAAACCTGATTGCAAGGACGAATCTGACGAAAACTCTTGCA CTGTGGAGACCGATCCGAATCGCGCCCCCGACTGCGACCAAACCCAATGCGTGCTCCCTGACTGCTTCTGCTCCGCCGACGGCACCCGCATCCCCGGGCAATTGGAGCCCGCCAACGTCCCCCAGATGATCACGTTGACGTTCAACGGGGCCGTCAACGTGGACAACATCGACCTGTACGAGGAGATCTTCAGCGGGGCCCGCGCCAACCCCAACGGCTGCCAGATCCGAGGCACCTTCTTCGTATCGCACAAGTACACCAACTACTCCGCCGTGCAGGACCTGCACAGGCGCGGCCACGAGATCGCCGTCTTCTCCTTGACGCACAAGGAGGACCCCAACTACTGGACGCAGGGCTCGTACGACGACTGGCTGGCCGAGATGGCCGGAGCTAGGCTCATCGTCGAGCGCTTCGCCAACATCACCGACGGCTCCATCATCGGCGTCCGCGCACCATACCTCCGCGTCGGCGGGAACAAGCAGTTCGAGATGATGGCCGACCAGTTCTTCGTCTACGACGCCTCCATCACCGCGTCCCTGGGCCGCGTGCCCATCTGGCCCTACACCCTCTACTTCAGGATGCCCCACAAGTGCAACGGCAACGCACACAACTGCCCCAGTCGTAGCCACCCGGTCTGGGAGATAGTGATGAACGAGTTGGACAGACGTGACGACCCCACCTTCGACGAGTCTCTGCCCGGTTGTCACATGGTGGACTCTTGTTCGAACATCCAGACCGGAGATCAGTTCGCCCGACTTCTCAGACACAACTTCAACCGCCATTTGAACAGCAACCGCGCCCCTCTCGGCCTCCACTTCCACGCGTCTTGGCTCAAGAGCAAGAAAGAATTCAAAGAGGAACTGATCAAATTCATCGAAGAAATGTTGGGGCGTAACGACGTCTACTTCGTCACTAATCTCCAGGTGATCCAGTGGATGCAGAATCCGACGGAATTGAACGGCCTGCGTGACTTCCAAGAGTGGAAGGAGAAGTGTGACATCAAGGGACAGCCTTACTGCTCCTTGCCCAATTCGTGTCCGCTCAACACTAGGGAGCTTCCAGGGGAAACCCTGCGTCTGTTCACGTGTATGGAATGCCCCAACAATTACCCCTGGATCTTGGATCCCACAGGAGATGGTTTCTCTGttaggaaataa
- the verm gene encoding chitin deacetylase 1 isoform X1: MATKTFWLCCLLLLGTAFAQDDEGGEEATADELCENRPADEYFRLSTEGDCREVVRCDKNSDNNGATRLASVRCPVGLAFDIERQTCDWKTKVNNCDVIEKPRKILPNFKTDEPICPDGKLSCGNGECIDKELFCNGKPDCKDESDENSCTVETDPNRAPDCDQTQCVLPDCFCSADGTRIPGQLEPANVPQMITLTFNGAVNVDNIDLYEEIFSGARANPNGCQIRGTFFVSHKYTNYSAVQDLHRRGHEIAVFSLTHKEDPNYWTQGSYDDWLAEMAGARLIVERFANITDGSIIGVRAPYLRVGGNKQFEMMADQFFVYDASITASLGRVPIWPYTLYFRMPHKCNGNAHNCPSRSHPVWEIVMNELDRRDDPTFDESLPGCHMVDSCSNIQTGDQFARLLRHNFNRHLNSNRAPLGLHFHASWLKSKKEFKEELIKFIEEMLGRNDVYFVTNLQVIQWMQNPTELNGLRDFQEWKEKCDIKGQPYCSLPNSCPLNTRELPGETLRLFTCMECPNNYPWILDPTGDGFSVRK; encoded by the exons ATGGCTACCAAGACATTTTGGCTGTGTTGTTTGTTACTCCTTGGGACAG CTTTTGCCCAGGACGATGAAGGCGGAGAAGAGGCCACAGCGGACGAGCTCTGCGAGAACAGGCCCGCTGATGAGTACTTCAGGCTGTCCACGGAAGGCGACTGCAGAGAAGTAGTCAG GTGCGACAAAAATAGTGACAACAACGGCGCCACCAGACTGGCATCTGTTCGGTGTCCAGTTGGTTTGGCCTTTGACATTGAACGTCAAACTTGCGACTGGAAAACGAAAGTCAACAACTGTGATGTTATAGAGA AACCTCGCAAGATCTTACCCAACTTCAAAACCGACGAGCCGATTTGCCCTGACGGTAAACTGTCCTGTGGCAACGGTGAATGTATCGACAAAGAACTATTCTGCAACGGTAAACCTGATTGCAAGGACGAATCTGACGAAAACTCTTGCA CTGTGGAGACCGATCCGAATCGCGCCCCCGACTGCGACCAAACCCAATGCGTGCTCCCTGACTGCTTCTGCTCCGCCGACGGCACCCGCATCCCCGGGCAATTGGAGCCCGCCAACGTCCCCCAGATGATCACGTTGACGTTCAACGGGGCCGTCAACGTGGACAACATCGACCTGTACGAGGAGATCTTCAGCGGGGCCCGCGCCAACCCCAACGGCTGCCAGATCCGAGGCACCTTCTTCGTATCGCACAAGTACACCAACTACTCCGCCGTGCAGGACCTGCACAGGCGCGGCCACGAGATCGCCGTCTTCTCCTTGACGCACAAGGAGGACCCCAACTACTGGACGCAGGGCTCGTACGACGACTGGCTGGCCGAGATGGCCGGAGCTAGGCTCATCGTCGAGCGCTTCGCCAACATCACCGACGGCTCCATCATCGGCGTCCGCGCACCATACCTCCGCGTCGGCGGGAACAAGCAGTTCGAGATGATGGCCGACCAGTTCTTCGTCTACGACGCCTCCATCACCGCGTCCCTGGGCCGCGTGCCCATCTGGCCCTACACCCTCTACTTCAGGATGCCCCACAAGTGCAACGGCAACGCACACAACTGCCCCAGTCGTAGCCACCCGGTCTGGGAGATAGTGATGAACGAGTTGGACAGACGTGACGACCCCACCTTCGACGAGTCTCTGCCCGGTTGTCACATGGTGGACTCTTGTTCGAACATCCAGACCGGAGATCAGTTCGCCCGACTTCTCAGACACAACTTCAACCGCCATTTGAACAGCAACCGCGCCCCTCTCGGCCTCCACTTCCACGCGTCTTGGCTCAAGAGCAAGAAAGAATTCAAAGAGGAACTGATCAAATTCATCGAAGAAATGTTGGGGCGTAACGACGTCTACTTCGTCACTAATCTCCAGGTGATCCAGTGGATGCAGAATCCGACGGAATTGAACGGCCTGCGTGACTTCCAAGAGTGGAAGGAGAAGTGTGACATCAAGGGACAGCCTTACTGCTCCTTGCCCAATTCGTGTCCGCTCAACACTAGGGAGCTTCCAGGGGAAACCCTGCGTCTGTTCACGTGTATGGAATGCCCCAACAATTACCCCTGGATCTTGGATCCCACAGGAGATGGTTTCTCTGttaggaaataa